One Doryrhamphus excisus isolate RoL2022-K1 chromosome 17, RoL_Dexc_1.0, whole genome shotgun sequence genomic region harbors:
- the bola1 gene encoding bolA-like protein 1: MLPAILRCARHVSSSVSLPRPLSHITARMDPQRPVEGAIRAKLTDAFQPTHLEVHNESHMHAVPPGSESHFRVLVVSSRFEGASLLQRHRLVNEALKAELSGCVHALAIQAKTPEQWGSDPALEKSPPCLGGSRGDHTMEEKLKAGR, from the coding sequence ATGCTTCCCGCTATCCTCCGCTGTGCCCGCCACGTCTCCTCCAGTGTGTCCTTGCCCCGTCCCCTGTCTCATATCACAGCCCGCATGGACCCCCAGCGTCCCGTGGAGGGGGCCATCAGGGCCAAACTAACAGATGCCTTCCAGCCGACCCACTTGGAGGTGCACAATGAAAGCCACATGCACGCCGTGCCCCCCGGCTCTGAATCCCATTTTCGGGTGTTGGTGGTCAGCTCACGATTTGAGGGCGCGTCTCTGCTGCAGCGCCACCGTCTGGTCAACGAGGCGTTGAAGGCAGAGCTAAGCGGTTGTGTTCATGCGTTGGCCATTCAGGCTAAGACGCCGGAGCAATGGGGGAGCGACCCGGCCCTGGAGAAAAGCCCTCCATGCTTGGGGGGATCCCGCGGAGACCACACTATGGAGGAGAAACTGAAAGCTGGTCGTTGA